A single window of Mycolicibacterium aurum DNA harbors:
- a CDS encoding (deoxy)nucleoside triphosphate pyrophosphohydrolase: MPNLTVVAGALIERASLLVAQRSRPPELAGLWELPGGKLAPGESDRAGLARELREELGIDVTVGDRLGEDVALSASVTLRAYLVTQVGGELQAIDHRALRWVAADDLADLPWVPADRAWLPALREALRLS, encoded by the coding sequence ATGCCGAACCTGACCGTGGTGGCGGGCGCGCTCATCGAGCGCGCGTCGCTTCTGGTCGCGCAGCGGTCCCGGCCACCCGAGCTGGCCGGGCTGTGGGAACTGCCCGGCGGCAAGTTGGCTCCGGGCGAAAGTGATCGGGCCGGGCTGGCGCGCGAACTGCGCGAGGAGCTCGGCATCGACGTGACGGTGGGCGACCGCCTCGGCGAAGACGTCGCACTGAGCGCGAGCGTGACGCTGCGTGCCTACCTCGTGACACAGGTTGGCGGCGAGCTGCAAGCCATCGACCACCGCGCCCTGCGCTGGGTGGCCGCGGATGACCTTGCCGACCTGCCGTGGGTGCCCGCCGACCGCGCATGGCTGCCCGCTCTGCGTGAGGCGTTGCGGTTGTCGTGA
- the typA gene encoding translational GTPase TypA → MESRPDFRNVAIVAHVDHGKTTLVDAMLRQSGALSHRGDDAIERLMDSGDLEKEKGITILAKNTAVHRRHADGSMTVINVIDTPGHADFGGEVERGLSMVDGVLLLVDASEGPLPQTRFVLRKALTAHLPVIVCVNKTDRPDARIAEVVSESHDLLLDVASDLDEEAQKAAEFALGLPTLYASGRAGIASTTEPANGENPEGENLDPLFDVLLEHIPPPQGDPEAPLQALVTNLDASAFLGRLALIRIYKGRIRKGQQVAWMREVDGHPVITNAKITELLATEGVERTSTDEAVAGDIVAVAGMPEIMIGDTLADVEHAHALPRITVDEPAISVTIGTNTSPLAGKVSGHKLTARMVKARLDSELVGNVSIKVVDIGRPDAWEVQGRGELALAILVEQMRREGFELTVGKPQVVTRTVDGKLHEPFEAMTIDCPEEFVGAVTQLMAGRKGRMEEMANHAAGWVRMDFIVPSRGLIGFRTDFLTLTRGTGIANAVFEGYRPWAGEIRARHTGSLVSDRTGKITPFAMTQLADRGQFFVSPGDDTYEGQVVGINPRAEDLDINATREKKLTNMRSSTADVFETLARPLELGLEQAMEFCAEDECVEVTPEIVRVRKVELTASLRARAKSRAKARG, encoded by the coding sequence GTGGAATCACGCCCCGATTTTCGTAACGTCGCCATTGTGGCTCACGTCGACCACGGCAAGACGACCCTGGTCGACGCCATGCTGCGACAATCGGGGGCCCTCAGCCACCGCGGTGACGACGCGATCGAACGCCTGATGGACTCCGGTGACCTGGAGAAGGAAAAGGGCATCACCATCCTGGCCAAGAACACCGCCGTGCACCGGCGCCACGCCGACGGCAGCATGACCGTGATCAACGTCATCGACACCCCCGGCCACGCCGACTTCGGTGGCGAGGTGGAACGCGGTCTGTCCATGGTCGACGGGGTGTTGCTGCTGGTCGACGCATCGGAGGGCCCGCTGCCGCAGACCCGCTTCGTGCTGCGCAAGGCCCTGACGGCGCATCTACCGGTGATCGTCTGCGTCAACAAGACCGACCGTCCCGACGCCCGCATCGCCGAGGTCGTCTCCGAGAGCCACGACCTGCTGCTCGACGTGGCCTCCGATCTCGACGAGGAAGCACAGAAGGCGGCCGAGTTCGCACTCGGACTGCCCACGCTGTACGCCTCGGGCCGCGCCGGCATCGCCAGCACCACCGAGCCCGCGAACGGGGAGAACCCCGAGGGGGAGAACCTCGACCCGCTCTTCGACGTGCTGCTCGAGCACATCCCGCCGCCGCAGGGTGATCCGGAGGCGCCGCTGCAGGCGCTCGTCACCAACCTCGACGCGTCGGCGTTCCTGGGACGCCTCGCGCTGATCCGCATCTACAAGGGCCGCATCCGTAAGGGCCAGCAGGTGGCGTGGATGCGCGAGGTGGACGGCCACCCCGTCATCACCAATGCCAAGATCACCGAACTGCTGGCCACCGAGGGTGTGGAGCGGACCTCCACCGACGAAGCCGTCGCCGGTGACATCGTCGCTGTCGCCGGCATGCCCGAGATCATGATCGGCGACACCCTGGCCGACGTCGAGCATGCGCACGCGCTGCCGCGCATCACGGTGGACGAGCCGGCCATCTCGGTGACCATCGGAACCAACACCTCCCCGCTGGCCGGCAAGGTGTCCGGGCACAAGCTGACCGCACGAATGGTCAAGGCGCGCTTGGATTCCGAACTGGTCGGCAACGTCTCGATCAAGGTCGTCGACATCGGCCGCCCCGACGCGTGGGAGGTGCAGGGCCGAGGCGAGCTGGCGCTGGCCATCCTGGTCGAGCAGATGCGCCGCGAAGGATTCGAGCTCACCGTCGGCAAGCCGCAGGTGGTCACCCGGACCGTCGACGGCAAGCTGCACGAGCCGTTCGAGGCGATGACGATCGACTGCCCCGAAGAGTTCGTCGGTGCCGTCACGCAGTTGATGGCCGGCCGCAAGGGCCGCATGGAGGAGATGGCCAACCACGCCGCCGGCTGGGTGCGGATGGACTTCATCGTCCCCAGCCGCGGACTGATCGGGTTCCGGACCGACTTCCTCACGCTGACCCGCGGCACCGGCATCGCCAACGCGGTGTTCGAGGGCTACCGCCCCTGGGCGGGCGAGATCCGGGCGCGCCACACCGGCTCGCTGGTCTCCGACCGCACCGGCAAGATCACGCCGTTCGCAATGACCCAGCTGGCCGATCGCGGCCAGTTCTTCGTCTCTCCTGGTGACGACACCTACGAGGGTCAGGTGGTCGGCATCAATCCGCGCGCGGAAGACCTCGACATCAACGCGACCCGCGAGAAGAAGCTCACCAACATGCGGTCGTCGACCGCCGACGTCTTCGAGACCCTGGCGCGCCCACTGGAGCTGGGCCTCGAGCAGGCCATGGAGTTCTGCGCAGAGGACGAGTGTGTCGAGGTCACGCCGGAGATCGTCCGGGTGCGCAAGGTGGAGCTGACGGCGTCGCTGCGCGCCAGGGCCAAGTCGCGCGCCAAGGCTCGCGGCTGA
- a CDS encoding mannosyltransferase: MNTTESGAATTGSRAAARLATAAPVLLILSIAARLAWTYLVPNGANFVDLHVYVCGAAELDGPGTLYDYVYGDQTPDFPLPFTYPPFAAVVFFPLHLLPFGVVAFLWQLGTIAALYGVVRMSQRLLSPSPDRRVAMLWTAVGIWTEPLRSTFDYGQVNVLLVLAILYAVYSSRWWLSGLLVGLAAGVKLTPAVAGLYFVGARRWAAVLFSAVVFVLTIGVSALLVSGQTRFYFTQLLGDADRVGPVGTSFNQSWRGGISRILGYDAGFGPLVLIGIALTAVLAVLAWRAIGGANDRLGAIVIVQLFGLLLSPISWTHHWVWLLPLMIWLLHGPLRAQLGARVLGWGWLVLTLVGVPWLLSFAQPTIWVIPRPWYLAWAGLVYLVATLATLAWIATRGSRRYRGPSARPCR, encoded by the coding sequence ATAAACACCACCGAATCCGGCGCGGCGACCACGGGCTCCCGCGCCGCCGCGCGACTGGCGACAGCGGCGCCCGTGCTGCTGATCCTCAGCATCGCCGCGCGGCTGGCATGGACCTACCTGGTGCCCAACGGCGCCAACTTCGTCGACCTGCACGTCTACGTCTGCGGCGCTGCGGAGCTGGACGGTCCCGGCACGCTGTACGACTACGTCTACGGCGACCAGACGCCGGACTTCCCGCTGCCCTTCACCTATCCGCCGTTCGCCGCGGTGGTGTTCTTTCCGCTGCACCTGCTGCCGTTCGGCGTGGTGGCGTTCCTCTGGCAGCTGGGCACCATCGCCGCGCTGTACGGCGTCGTCCGGATGAGCCAGCGGTTGCTGTCACCCTCACCCGACCGGCGGGTGGCCATGCTGTGGACGGCAGTCGGGATCTGGACCGAGCCGCTGCGGAGCACCTTCGACTACGGCCAGGTCAACGTCCTTCTGGTGCTCGCGATCCTGTACGCGGTCTACTCGTCACGGTGGTGGCTGTCGGGCCTGCTGGTCGGACTGGCCGCCGGTGTGAAACTCACGCCCGCAGTCGCCGGCCTGTACTTCGTCGGGGCGCGGCGCTGGGCGGCCGTGCTGTTCTCCGCGGTCGTGTTCGTCCTCACCATCGGCGTGTCGGCACTCCTGGTGAGCGGGCAGACGCGGTTCTACTTCACGCAACTGCTCGGTGACGCGGACCGCGTCGGCCCGGTCGGGACGTCGTTCAACCAATCGTGGCGCGGCGGCATCTCGCGGATCCTGGGCTACGACGCCGGATTCGGCCCGCTGGTGCTGATCGGTATCGCGCTGACCGCCGTCCTTGCCGTGCTCGCCTGGCGCGCGATCGGCGGGGCGAACGATCGCCTCGGCGCGATAGTGATCGTCCAACTGTTCGGCCTGCTGCTCTCGCCGATCTCGTGGACACACCACTGGGTGTGGCTGCTCCCGCTGATGATCTGGCTGCTGCACGGCCCGCTGCGCGCCCAACTGGGCGCCCGCGTGCTCGGGTGGGGCTGGCTGGTGCTCACCCTCGTCGGGGTGCCCTGGCTGCTGAGCTTCGCCCAGCCGACGATCTGGGTGATCCCGCGGCCCTGGTATCTGGCCTGGGCCGGCCTGGTGTACCTCGTCGCCACGCTGGCGACGCTCGCCTGGATCGCTACCCGAGGATCCCGTCGATATCGCGGGCCATCTGCACGTCCTTGTCGGTGA
- a CDS encoding 4a-hydroxytetrahydrobiopterin dehydratase → MAVLTDDQVDAALPGLHGWERADGALRRSVEFPAFLDGIDAVKRVAEHAEAQDHHPDIDIRWRTVTFALVTHSEGGITDKDVQMARDIDGILG, encoded by the coding sequence ATGGCTGTGTTGACGGATGACCAAGTGGACGCCGCGCTCCCCGGGCTTCACGGCTGGGAGCGGGCCGACGGTGCGTTACGCCGGTCGGTGGAGTTTCCGGCATTTCTTGACGGCATCGACGCCGTCAAGCGCGTCGCGGAGCACGCGGAAGCGCAAGACCATCACCCCGACATCGATATTCGTTGGCGGACAGTGACTTTCGCACTGGTGACACACTCCGAGGGCGGGATCACCGACAAGGACGTGCAGATGGCCCGCGATATCGACGGGATCCTCGGGTAG